In the genome of Variibacter gotjawalensis, one region contains:
- a CDS encoding cytochrome b/b6 domain-containing protein, which translates to MAQKLPRRLHPLPVRLMHWINAFAMIVMIGSGWKIYNDEVLFGWLHFPDWITIGGEAQGALQWHFFGMWVLGLNGLAYLIYVFATGRFRRKLLPISLRALLADIGAALRFRLGHDDITHYNTVQKVLYAGILLVIVVQVISGLVVWKPVQFSELAFLFYDFQGARLVHFVGMALIVGFLLVHVALALLVPKTIGAMVTGGPSVPDSDQEPAPITQDAVR; encoded by the coding sequence ATGGCGCAGAAACTTCCCCGTCGCCTGCATCCGTTACCGGTGCGATTGATGCATTGGATCAACGCGTTCGCGATGATCGTGATGATCGGCAGCGGCTGGAAAATCTATAACGACGAAGTTCTGTTCGGTTGGCTCCACTTTCCCGACTGGATAACGATCGGCGGCGAAGCGCAGGGCGCTCTCCAGTGGCATTTCTTCGGTATGTGGGTTCTAGGCCTCAACGGCCTTGCCTATCTGATATACGTGTTTGCGACCGGCAGGTTTCGCCGCAAGCTGTTGCCGATCAGCCTCCGCGCCCTTCTCGCCGACATCGGCGCTGCATTGCGTTTTCGCCTCGGCCATGACGACATCACACACTACAATACAGTTCAGAAGGTTTTGTACGCCGGCATCCTGCTGGTGATCGTTGTTCAAGTGATCTCGGGGCTCGTCGTGTGGAAGCCGGTCCAGTTCTCCGAGTTGGCCTTCCTCTTCTACGATTTTCAGGGTGCGCGGCTGGTTCACTTCGTCGGCATGGCCCTCATCGTCGGCTTCTTGCTCGTCCATGTCGCTCTCGCGCTTCTAGTTCCGAAGACCATTGGTGCCATGGTCACGGGTGGGCCAAGCGTTCCCGATAGCGACCAGGAGCCCGCGCCGATCACTCAAGACGCCGTGCGCTGA
- a CDS encoding molybdopterin-dependent oxidoreductase: protein MSIKTPSPSLFRPSNGVEKTALDQAKQIVEDINRRKLLRGAFSVGALGMLTGCSVTETAPIQSFLRSFSSFNDAIQAMLFRPNHLAPTFSEAQVVKPPRYNAFYEIEDVKPVDVSRWKLELAGLIQNKAPWTAEQIAALPQQEWIVRHICVEGWDYIGQWSGVNLRQFLERVGADTKAKYVAFRCADGYTGSIDMASALHPQTILATKYARDPITDPFGYPLRLRTAVKLGFKNPKWITSIEVTNVYPGGYWEDRGFNWFSGI, encoded by the coding sequence ATGTCGATCAAGACACCATCGCCTTCGCTCTTCAGGCCGTCAAACGGCGTAGAGAAGACAGCGCTCGATCAGGCAAAACAAATCGTCGAGGACATCAATCGCCGTAAGCTGTTGCGCGGCGCCTTCAGTGTCGGCGCGCTCGGTATGCTCACGGGTTGCAGCGTGACCGAAACGGCGCCGATCCAAAGCTTCCTGCGATCATTCTCCAGCTTCAACGACGCGATACAGGCGATGCTGTTCCGCCCCAATCACTTGGCGCCGACCTTTTCGGAGGCACAGGTCGTGAAGCCGCCGCGCTACAACGCCTTCTACGAAATTGAAGACGTGAAGCCGGTCGACGTTTCGCGGTGGAAGCTGGAACTTGCGGGTCTCATTCAGAACAAAGCCCCGTGGACCGCTGAGCAAATAGCCGCGCTGCCGCAGCAAGAGTGGATCGTTCGCCACATCTGCGTCGAAGGCTGGGACTATATCGGCCAATGGTCTGGTGTGAATTTGCGCCAGTTTTTGGAACGCGTCGGGGCCGACACCAAAGCGAAGTATGTCGCGTTCCGCTGCGCAGATGGTTACACGGGAAGCATCGACATGGCATCGGCACTGCACCCACAGACGATCCTTGCCACCAAATATGCACGCGATCCGATCACCGATCCTTTCGGCTATCCGCTGCGCCTGCGCACCGCCGTCAAGCTCGGCTTCAAAAACCCGAAGTGGATCACCTCGATCGAAGTCACCAACGTCTATCCGGGCGGTTATTGGGAGGATCGTGGCTTCAACTGGTTTAGCGGGATTTGA
- a CDS encoding glutathione S-transferase family protein — protein MLRILGRANSFNVRKVLWTCAELQIPFQREDWGRGFTPTSRPEFLAINPIGLVPAVVDNGVVLRESNTIVRYLATKYGGDEIYPKDPIKRAHCEQWMDWANYETSISLRGAFLGGMLKEPPWNFPMFVEQGRKLITAEVGQLQTHLESTGQYMCGEMFTVADITIGLVVNRWFSLDFERPHYPAVEQYFEQLSKRPAYIEFVRNGMP, from the coding sequence ATGCTGCGAATCTTAGGTCGAGCAAATTCTTTCAATGTTAGAAAAGTTCTTTGGACGTGCGCCGAACTACAAATCCCATTTCAAAGAGAAGATTGGGGGCGCGGTTTCACACCGACCTCACGACCTGAGTTTTTGGCGATCAATCCAATTGGCCTAGTACCAGCAGTAGTCGACAACGGCGTCGTCCTGAGAGAATCGAACACAATTGTGAGATATCTCGCGACGAAATATGGAGGCGATGAAATCTATCCCAAAGATCCCATCAAGCGCGCTCACTGTGAACAATGGATGGATTGGGCAAACTACGAAACGTCGATTTCTCTACGAGGCGCGTTCCTGGGAGGAATGTTGAAGGAGCCGCCTTGGAATTTTCCGATGTTCGTAGAGCAGGGAAGGAAGCTGATCACCGCAGAAGTTGGGCAGCTTCAGACTCATCTTGAGTCGACTGGACAGTACATGTGCGGTGAGATGTTCACCGTCGCCGACATTACTATTGGCCTAGTCGTGAATCGTTGGTTTTCTCTCGACTTTGAACGCCCGCATTACCCGGCCGTGGAGCAGTATTTCGAACAATTGAGCAAGCGCCCAGCTTACATTGAGTTCGTGCGCAATGGGATGCCTTAA